The window gatcataatcgcaaccaaggtaacaattgatccaacggcataatgataccaagcctcggtatgaatggcatattttctaatctttctaatcttcaagcgcattgcatccatcttgatcttgtgatcatcgacgacatccgcaacatgcaactccaatatcatcttctcctcctcaattttttttattttttccttcaagtaattgttttcttcttcaactaaatttaacctctcgacaatagggtcggttagaatttccggttcaaccacctcctagataaataaaatctatgtcacgttggtcggtatatttgtcataaacaataaatgaatcaaatagttataaaaagataatatatataccacatccgaatcatagacaggacgagggccgacgggggcggataccaaaaccatcgcactatgtaataagaaggaataataaaagtaacaaaattagacaagtaactatctaaagtaagaattttttcctttcagaaagaagataagaacaagaggctcaccacggtggtgctggcgacgagatcggcgcgggcgatcgacggcggtgaagacggggacgggacgtgacggaccgctaaacctagacaaatctcggggaaaatggagctcggaggtcgagtttcgagaggacaaagattaactagtgtggctcggacatttcatcgaacacttcatgtgcataggaggtgagctagagcacccaaatgccctcccctcgccggccagaaaaaacagagcactctggagtgctctgctgtggcgatggggtatatatagggaactcattggtcccggttggtggcaccaaccgggactaaaggcctttggtcccggttggtgccacgaactgggaccaatgccccctttagtcccggttggtggcaccaaccgggaccaaaggccttgtgctggaactggcgcggtgcggtgggatgtttagtcccacctcgctagccgagaggcttcgacagtggtttataagcgcagctgcgctgaccacttcaagctcctctcaaatgcaggcttacgggcctattctgtcactatttgcctgtgggcctactgggccttctgcggcctgaatcctggcccatggatgggtttctagtcgtattcaggccgtggtggcccagtatgtggcataatttttttcctctgtttttttttctcttttgctttatttgttttgttttgtttctacttacaacaaaaaacttatttattttatttctaattacttatgtattttactttaattattttatttttatttattttactgctgctatttttatttattttactgctgctatttttacttaatttattaaggtttatttattgtagttactatagtttattttattttattttattaaggtttacgagctgtgggagggacgaggggtggcgacgtgctgtgggacacgatgcaggggccgaggagggaatttagggttaagtttttatacgggaacggttagacgggctttaacgggctttcaccgggcttgtggggttttaccaggtcatcgatgagagtttcaaaaaatgtcattagaaatccgtcatggattaacaggtttcttgtagtgatatgtcgagcacaatgagtggtgatcctccggcctcccactcgcacgcagccgccgccaccctcccgctcgctcgccgtcgccgtcgtcaccAGTCCCGGCCATGGCGCTGCCACTgccgtcgtgcccctgaagacctattcatcttgcctgaaggtgatcctgtgtcagatcctccacttaacccgcgtggaccggctcgtgggtcactgacagtgggtcccttgggcccactggtcaggtttgaccagtcgcccccgcctccttcctcctctggccgaacagaggcggggctccggcgatcaacgccggcgaacggcggctcctcgcggggtcctgagggcggggatggatccgccaggccggggcggtcctcccggtggtcgaggaggtggcggggatggagggagtcgccggcggcgagctccgcggcggacggcagcttcgggaggtttggggctttggcctacggtggttccccgacgcagctgagggtttgggcggctccgcacggttgaggggaggaggatggtggtgctatacggacggggggggctctggttgcgactgaatggaccggagggcggcggcggctgtactggccggagatggggaagaagaccctccCTGGTCGATTGCCTGCTATGGGGGTGCTAGGTGGGGtggcttgaggtcgcctgagggactggacggactcgggggctccttatataggcggccggagtcggttccaacggcggccgtggataagaacggcgAATCGCCGTTCTCTAGCCTGCAGGacgtcgtggcggcgacgggcactagtggacgagctcgcggataagcttggactgctccagaggcgagctggcgagcggctgtggctcgggcggcgccgtccatggcaggggcctgctgtggtcggccgtcgtgcccctgaagacctattcatcttgcctgaaggtgatcctgtgtcagatcctGCATGATACATCATCACTACAACACGTCAGCGGCGGTGTATGAGGCGTCCATGGCCCTGGTGGCGCCTTCAAGGGAGGACACATGATCTTCAAGGGAGGACAGGCCATCAGATTCATCCACTTGGTAGCGTCTTTGTTCATCCAGGTTTGATGATTCATCTTTTCATTATCTAGTCTCTCAGGGATGTCAAACGTACCCTCAACAACTAACGTCAGCATTTATTTTGTTCTGTAGTGAACCCCCTCGATGAATGCATGTCTGTTGCTGTGGCTAGAGAAAATTCTACATATCCACATCCTGATAACCAACAAGATAAGTATCAGCTTTGATATGGAGGTATTTTCCTTCACTGCGTGCTTTTTCTTTGTGCCCTTTACTGTACTGTAGTAGCATTTGCTAAATTGCATTGAGAGAATAGGACGGCACAACAAGCTAGGGCTTCAAGAAAACCAACCAAATTCCTTTTTTTGGATCAACCAACCAAATTGCTGTAATAGCACGATCCGCAAGACCTAGAAGGGATCTACACATGACATCGGTGGCTTCTCCTCCGCCTGCTATTTGCCGCTTTGACACTGTTGATAGATCCGAGTTCCACCTGCTAGGCTCGAATGGTAGATGTTACGGGCAACTGTATGTGAATCCCACTCCAAGGGATCGCCCTTCTCTATCCCAGATATGGCGGTTATGGAGTTGATGGCTcgtgtttttttttctcttttgctttatttgttttgttttgtttctacttacaacaaaaaacttatttattttatttctaattacttatgtattttactttaattattttatttttatttattttattgctgctatttttatttattttactgctgctatttttacttaatttattaaggtttatttattgtagttactatagtttattttattttattttattaaggtttatttagttttatttattttattaaggtttatttattttataaatataaaaaaatgaacatagatgcgcttatagagaaaattcaacctaaattcataatttctatgaaatttactatgaatttaggtcaaatttcctgtataacggcatctattttcactttgagaggagctcaacaaggcagagagggacgggcttataaactggtgtgagcgcccttcggttggcgaggtgggactaaacactggccgcaactaggaccagccctttagtcccggtttgtggtaggaaccgggactaaagggtggtgggccaggagcgtggcccattggtcccggtttgtcccacgaaccgggaccaaagggtccggacgaatcgggaccaatgcccccacgaggcccggcaggtccctggccgcacgaaccgggaccaatgctcacattagtcccggttcgtgactgaaccggggctaatgtgaaaactgtcctgtgacctaagccccttttcctactagtgaacCTACCTCGCACCgtggaggttcggccgtgtgaatggctaAGTGATGCATTCTTGTGGGCGGCCAGAATTTATGAGAATTTCTATTATTTGGCGGAGAATGCAGGCAtcgtcgacttcctccacgaTAAGTGTGACCAAtacctcctactcactaatacctTCGTACAAAATTTTCACtttcatgctaggagatcaccacacACGATAgagttttatttatatgatgagcataAGGAGATGACGCTTTATGATTTTTGCGAGATCTGCAAATTGCCTTATGAGGGCAGCGTCAGTGAACCACGTCCTCGAGATGTGGAGGATTTTATTGATAAACTTACCGTAGGGGAACTGAGAGGGGTGTCGGAAGCGAGAGTGGCTAGCTTACATTCTCCTGTTTTATGACTTCATATGGATTTGCAAATTGAAAAAATAACTAAAAGTACTAGTAGTACATGACAAGGGTGCGATGGGGATTGGTTTGTTCATATTTTCCCTCTGAACAATTCAAAGGTTCGTCTGTTCACATTTCCGCCCTGATAATACAAAGCCGTTTTGATTCATATATCGAGGTTTGAATTGAACTACTACAAGTGTATCTGTATGTGGCCCTTGTGCTGTATAACAGGATAGCTAGAGGTCTTATGTGTAAAAAGGTAACTCTGTTAATACTCTGTACCAATGAAATGAAGGAGTGGATGAGAAATGAGAGAGTTCCTCCCTCTTGGAACCCTAATCTTAGAGAAAATCCTGAGTATTGTTTATTCATCTTAGAATTATGAGATAATTATAGCAGCTTCATCGTATTATTGTAAGATTATTTACCAGTTTTCGAGATATTTACACTGATATAAATCCATCATTTCAGTATGCCCGAAAAAATAATCCATCATTTCAATAGGTCTTCGGTTGGTCATTTTATTGTATTTTTTGGTAAGAACTCGTATATATAACTTTCTGTCCGACCAAAGCTTCTTCAAAATTTACAGGGAGCATGATCACATATAGAAGAGGCTACACATTTCAGGATTTTCGAAGGCTGTTTACAAATGCATTCATTTTCTGGTTGCACTATCTTTTGTGGATTTAAATTCTCCTTGTTTTCATACTTCAGTAGACATGTAGAATTATGTGCAATGAACATAGTGGTGAGTGCATATTAGGTTCGAGAGGATAGAGGGGGAaacaccgatgacaaagggagaAATGGCACCTATCATTGGAAGATCGGCAGCAGTTTTAACAAAAATAGCATCAAATGTGCACACTCATCATTTTAGTGGATGCATACATAAATAAGGATAACGTGCCTCTGCGAAATCAGTGTATTTGTCAACAAAACCACCAACCCAGATAAACTCAAGAAACAACCCCAGAGTAACTTGAGGGTTGAGGCTGCCACCCCCGGCATGTCCCAAAATTTCATAAGAGAAGAGAAAAAGGCACTAAGACCAATTGACagaacaaatgattcagcttcaCCTCATAACGGCACTCACTGGCATAGGCCAAGTTAGTTCTTCAGCAAGAGCTTCAGCTTCTTCCCTGTGCATGACCTTGGAATTTGGATGCACAGTAAGACTGGCATTTGCATCAGATAAACCACACTCAAAACCTGAACCAGAACTGTTCGCCCAATATATTCGAACATGATAGAAAGACCAAGCATAACCTATCTCAGAAATCTCATTGTGTTTTTGCCTACAAAACCTTCAACCAAGATTAACTGAAGAAATAAACCTGGACCATGATGCTGCTATCTCCATCCATGGCGGACCTCAGAGAagtgaaaaataaataaaaacacaCTAACACCAAAAGATAAAACAATTATCAAACTTCACTGTAATAACAACATTTGGTGACATTAGGCCAAATTCTTCAGTCTTAAGTATCTTCATTGAGCATGCCATCGGAAGAAAAGTAGACTATCCAGCATTCGCACATCAGTACCAGAGGAGCCAGACTCCTAACCCCAGCCAGAATTGTATCCTGACAACCTTAAGTTAAGCACCAAAATTGAGCAGCCGGATGAACTGATACAGAAATTAACACTATATATGATAATCATACAAGCAATATAAAAGCTCCGGCGTAACAGTCACAAAAGCATGCTAAATACTATATTCCGAAATTATAATCTCAGGCAATAGAGTGACCATACACATAATGGTGGCAGAACATAACACACCAACTAAGACTGCAAGCACAACTAATTACATGATACGGGGCTAGAACATATAACCACAACTAGAGCAGGTTCGCGGCTATCATGTCTCAAGAATTCATATGGATGATCAAATGACATCCTTTCCGATAACAGCTCTGCCACACAATCTAATCATCATAAGCTGAAATGTAGCTTCACATTCCTGCAGAAAATTCAGGGCATTCAGACATATCAGAAGAATTCACCCAAGAAGCGAACAAAAAGAAATTTTTGAATGGCTGTAGGTTAACTGAACTGTTTGGTTTAAACATGTCTGTATAAGCAGTTAAGCACATTGTTGATCAAAACTTGCAGGACACATTCAGCATATTGTAACTGTGTATCACCTTATCAAGCACCTTGTTCAGTAGGGTTCAAGAACGCCAGCGGCCATGCTATCGTGTAAGGATATATCAGCGGAGACGGGCAATCCTCGACCATAGACAGCCTCGTCATCTTCATGGTCTCAAGATGAATGGAGAACAAACAACTGCAGCTGCGCAAGAACACAACACCAGCAGCTACCCCGATGACATCGCCCTGTGGAGTATGGTGAAAAGGATCCGAACCAATCATCGCTTGCATCGCCGTGCGGAATCTCACCGACTTTTCCAACAGCGTCCATGTCAGCCCAccggcgccgtcgtcctcgccGACCCAAACCTCGATGCAAAATCCACGCATAGTGAGCACCCAGAGCTTACCGGCGCCATCCTCCCCCTTCTCAATGACGTCGAAGCTCTGCTCCCGCAAGAAAGGCGGGAGCGCCAGCACGGTGAGCTCCATCGTCGCGGTGTTGAGCGCCACCATGTGCCGCCCACCCATTAGCTTCCAGTACAGCGACCGTTTGGCTTGCATCGCGCGGGATCCAGCGAGATTGGGCTGCTGCGCGAGGCCACCCAAGTCGTCCCACCGGAGCTCAGCGGAGGAGAGGAGAAAGGCGCGCAGCTCTGTGGTTCCAGCACGTCGGGAAATGCATACCGCCTTGAAGGCCGAAGAGTCGCCGTCGTCGGGGACGAGGGCGTACCCTACGCGGCGCCCACCGGGGAGAGCGGGGAGTGAAACCCAGCGCCGGGTTAACGGGTCGGCGACGGCGAGTTCTCCGGAAGCCCCGTCACGCAACAGGAGGCTGCCGTTGCGGCAGTCCAGGAGCCGCCACGGGGTGCCGGCGCCATCCGGCCGGCCGCGGcgggggaggaaggagagggcgaAGTCTCCTCCCTCGATGGTGCGGTGCGTGGCGCGGAGGAGGTCGGCGGGCAGAAGGTAAGGGGCGCTGGCCCCGCGGCGCTTGCTGGGGCGGTAGAGGAGGCATCCGAGGATGACCGGGCAGGTcgaggggtggcggcggcggaagcGGCGGAGGAAGGCTGCGCTGCGGGCGACCCGGAGGAAAGGCTGACAGGCGAGCGCCGCGCGGAGGAGGTCGGCGGGGGTCGGGAGGAGGATGAAGACCTCCTGTAGGATGTCGTCGCCGAGGACGGCGATGGTGGCGGCCGCCGGAGccatgtggcgcaggacggagtGACGCACCTGGGCGGCGTTTCATTGTGACCTAATGTGTCGAGCAATCGCACAGAGGAGAGTGAGAGAGCAGATGGCCCGGCCCAATTCGGCATTCATTTTTGGGAAGCTGCTACCCCAGTTTTTTCTGGTTGTAGGAGGTTCTGGAAGGGTTATAGTTTCGTTTTTCTCGGGGGGTTTCATTTTTGTCTTTAAATAAAAATCATTTGCGAAAAATTCACATTACGTTAAAAAATCCATATTTTCTAAAAGTTCTAAATTTACCAAAAAAAACCAGGatgttagaaaaatgttcacaaaagtttAAAATATGTTCAcgtttttttttaaatgttcaAGTTATTTAAAGTATTCTCACAAACGTTTTATTTTCTTTCAAAAAATTCAACAATTTTCACATTTTAAAAGGGTTCAATTCATGAAATAATTTATTGTGTTCTCTGGAAAATCAATGAAAACAAAAAAATGCTAGAAACATAATTGGGCAAAAAATTCACTTGCTTCACCTGAGTTGTTACAGTACCTAGTGCGGTAATGGGTCGGGCCCCTCACGGCACCCCTGTGCACACCTCTCCTATCTGACGGAAAAGAGTGTCAAATAGGAGGTCGCTCGAACCCTCGACATATGCCCAGCCTAAAAACCCAACCCAAGGGACCTTCCCAAACCTCTCCCATTTGTTTGGATTGTCTGGACCGTCCCAACCCAGCCCATATGTCAGGCGGATACGATGCCGTCTAGACATGTCCACCACATAGGACCCGGCAAACCGACATCACTCCACTCCCACCAAATCGACCTGCAACTTGTTCTTCTCCTCATTTCTATTGTCCAGCCTGCGCCCTCCCCATCATGCGCCACCTGGAGCCCTGCCGCGCCCCTGAAGTTGTTCGCCATCCTGGACCCTAACCCTACTTGGAGCACCACCCCCGAGCACAGTCGCGGCACCAGACGCCACCCCGGTACGTCCTAGTTCTCATGGATGTTGCCacagttggggaacgtagtacaaaataaaaaaaatctacCGCATGTACTTACACGCCCAGGAACACTATGAAGATGCTAGAGGTAGATCATATCGTTATCAACAAACGTGGCGGAGAAGGGATGTTGGTGTAGACTTGTAGATTCCCGCAGCTAGGTTCAAATATCCTAGCCATGGGAATTTCTCCCATTCAAGGATCGAAGCTACGACCCCTCTTCCGATATCCATGCCAAGGAATCACCGATCTAGCATGGCTCGTTGTCCAGGATGAAGACATGCTAGAGACTAGGGGATGGAGCAGCCTTGCGGCGATGGTGGAAACTTGCAGAGATAGAGATGGAGAGGGCGCCGCCAGGAATTCAGATAGAATTGAGGGTTTGCCCCCTCCGCTATATATATAGGCGCATGGGCGGAAGGACTCCCTCCCTAGGGTCGGCAGCACCAGGGAGGGATGTGCCCGAAACCCTAGCCATCGCCCCCTTTGCCTTGGCCCCCAAGGCATGTGGGATGCGCCACACTAatggcccccttgatgacccaaAAATATAAGTGATCAATCatagccttttcgataagtaagagtatcaaacccaacgaggagtagaaggaattGACAATTAGTTTTCAGTAAAGTTTCATTGTAAATGTTGTGAAGATAATTTGATAGGTtattgatagcaagataattcgTAACAACATAAATCTCTAttcctaatgtctcagttggtagtcttCGTTCCCGATTAAATTTTGTCCCACCAATGCTGGGTTTTTTTCGTCCTCCCTCCCACCTCCCACGTTCCAGCGATCCCGCCTGGACCCGCGAACCAACAAAAAAAATAGTTACGTACCCACGATTTCCAGCGGCAAACCTCCGGCCGATCGAGAAAAAACGGTGTGAAAAAATCTACGAAAATTAACCGGACGTTCGCATCTACCAGCGATTCCTCGTGCCCCTCGATCCCCTCGAGACACAGGGCTCCTCTCCCGAAGAGTGAAGTCTAAGATAAACCTTGAGGTTGTAGAGCTCGACGTAAACGAACCCTCACTTCTAAATCCCTGAAATTGGTACCCTGTATTTACATATCCCAGTCAATCCAAACCCTGGATGAGTAAAATCCTGTTTGTTGTAATAAAAAGGCGTGATTCCAGCCGGGATTGATTCTACTCTCACTTACAACATGGGACCACCTGTT is drawn from Aegilops tauschii subsp. strangulata cultivar AL8/78 chromosome 1, Aet v6.0, whole genome shotgun sequence and contains these coding sequences:
- the LOC109770688 gene encoding uncharacterized protein, whose protein sequence is MAPAAATIAVLGDDILQEVFILLPTPADLLRAALACQPFLRVARSAAFLRRFRRRHPSTCPVILGCLLYRPSKRRGASAPYLLPADLLRATHRTIEGGDFALSFLPRRGRPDGAGTPWRLLDCRNGSLLLRDGASGELAVADPLTRRWVSLPALPGGRRVGYALVPDDGDSSAFKAVCISRRAGTTELRAFLLSSAELRWDDLGGLAQQPNLAGSRAMQAKRSLYWKLMGGRHMVALNTATMELTVLALPPFLREQSFDVIEKGEDGAGKLWVLTMRGFCIEVWVGEDDGAGGLTWTLLEKSVRFRTAMQAMIGSDPFHHTPQGDVIGVAAGVVFLRSCSCLFSIHLETMKMTRLSMVEDCPSPLIYPYTIAWPLAFLNPTEQGA